Proteins co-encoded in one Balneolaceae bacterium genomic window:
- a CDS encoding cytochrome c — protein MAKEEKDSREGFDDREQNNPDDIFDIHQAVLRERALPEEGNESGPWWLYAIILVTFAFGFFYIGFYFGEFSYQPHQLFISQAEDDVQAEPVELTQMELGENIYGRVCSTCHQSNGEGVEGVFPTLAGTDYVNGSVSRLTGLIVHGLYGEIEINGVAYNGNMPAWGEQISDEEIAAVMTYVRNSFGNNSSDVPVDSIKSYRESYGERSSQWEVSELNDTFLN, from the coding sequence ATGGCGAAAGAGGAAAAAGATAGCAGAGAAGGATTCGATGATAGAGAACAAAATAATCCTGATGACATTTTTGATATCCATCAGGCTGTACTACGGGAAAGAGCGCTGCCTGAAGAGGGGAATGAATCAGGTCCCTGGTGGTTATATGCAATAATATTGGTGACTTTTGCTTTTGGGTTTTTCTACATCGGATTCTACTTTGGAGAGTTTAGCTACCAGCCGCACCAGTTATTTATTTCGCAGGCGGAAGATGATGTTCAGGCTGAGCCGGTGGAGTTGACTCAAATGGAGCTTGGAGAAAATATTTATGGAAGAGTATGCTCAACCTGCCATCAGTCGAATGGTGAGGGTGTTGAAGGCGTTTTTCCGACACTTGCCGGCACGGATTACGTGAACGGAAGTGTAAGCCGTTTAACCGGACTTATTGTTCATGGTTTATATGGGGAAATAGAAATAAATGGGGTCGCTTATAATGGCAACATGCCGGCCTGGGGTGAGCAAATTTCAGATGAAGAAATAGCTGCAGTAATGACATATGTAAGAAATTCATTTGGTAATAACAGCTCTGATGTTCCGGTAGACAGTATCAAAAGCTACCGCGAATCATATGGAGAAAGATCATCTCAGTGGGAAGTCAGTGAGCTAAACGATACATTTCTAAATTAG
- a CDS encoding sulfite exporter TauE/SafE family protein, with translation MVDWKGGAVMAVTALIAAPLGAMTSGYVPVQTLKILFAAMVLAAALRTLWASRLPEPQKMMSLKKRSMIGFFVGSFAGFTGGMLGLGGGFIVAPILMMMGYKTKEAAATTAMVVTFSSASGYLGHTASGEMNWELTVIVVIAVVIGSQLGGRYMTQKAKSKHVKVAYAVVLLLIAFKMIHEVTA, from the coding sequence ATGGTTGACTGGAAAGGCGGAGCCGTGATGGCCGTTACCGCTCTTATTGCAGCGCCATTGGGGGCAATGACCAGCGGATACGTACCCGTACAAACTCTGAAAATTTTGTTTGCGGCAATGGTTCTTGCTGCTGCTTTACGGACACTGTGGGCTTCAAGATTACCTGAGCCTCAAAAAATGATGTCTTTGAAGAAACGAAGTATGATTGGTTTTTTCGTAGGGTCATTTGCCGGCTTTACGGGCGGAATGTTAGGTCTTGGCGGCGGTTTTATCGTGGCGCCAATTCTGATGATGATGGGCTATAAAACCAAGGAAGCCGCAGCCACCACAGCCATGGTAGTCACATTTTCCTCGGCATCGGGCTATCTGGGCCACACAGCCAGTGGTGAAATGAATTGGGAGCTGACTGTAATTGTGGTTATTGCCGTTGTTATAGGATCGCAACTGGGAGGGCGGTATATGACCCAAAAAGCTAAATCAAAACATGTGAAAGTAGCTTATGCCGTTGTATTACTGCTGATTGCCTTCAAAATGATACACGAAGTCACTGCATAA
- a CDS encoding ion transporter, which yields MKHRLHEIIFEADTRSGKAFDVILILSIIISVFVVMLDSVSSFHEIYGDWFYRIEWIFTILFTIEYVLRIITVERAKGYIFSFYGIVDLLSFLPTYFILLIPGSQFFLVIRFLRILRIFRVLKFTKYIIEADQLQEALVSSRQKIIIFIYTVVTITVIVGSLMYVIEGPENGFTSIPKGIYWAIVTLTTVGYGDISPQTSLGQMVSAMIMIMGYGIIAVPTGIFTAELSRVKKGKQTTEVCPYCSKEGHDADAEYCKYCGSKLNPE from the coding sequence TTGAAGCACCGACTGCACGAAATCATTTTTGAGGCTGATACACGGAGTGGCAAAGCGTTTGACGTAATTCTTATCCTCAGCATTATTATCAGCGTATTTGTGGTGATGCTCGACAGCGTCTCAAGCTTTCATGAAATATACGGCGATTGGTTCTATAGAATTGAATGGATTTTTACAATACTATTTACCATCGAATATGTACTTCGGATAATAACGGTAGAGAGGGCAAAGGGGTACATTTTTAGTTTTTACGGGATCGTAGACTTGCTCTCATTTTTACCTACCTATTTTATTTTATTAATTCCCGGCAGTCAATTCTTTCTGGTAATTCGTTTCCTCAGAATTTTACGGATCTTTCGGGTACTTAAATTTACTAAATACATTATCGAGGCCGATCAGCTTCAAGAGGCATTAGTCTCATCCCGCCAAAAAATTATAATTTTTATTTACACTGTCGTGACAATAACCGTAATCGTCGGCTCACTTATGTACGTCATTGAAGGTCCCGAAAATGGATTTACCAGCATCCCAAAAGGTATATATTGGGCTATTGTTACGTTAACTACAGTAGGCTATGGTGATATTTCCCCGCAGACAAGTTTGGGACAGATGGTTTCAGCAATGATTATGATTATGGGATATGGCATTATAGCGGTACCCACAGGTATTTTTACTGCTGAACTGAGTCGCGTTAAGAAGGGGAAACAGACGACCGAGGTCTGTCCCTACTGTTCAAAAGAAGGGCATGATGCCGATGCAGAATATTGTAAGTATTGTGGTAGCAAGCTGAATCCCGAATAA
- a CDS encoding HAD-IC family P-type ATPase: protein MADTASKITPCDHCGLPARQSPENNALNFCCHGCSMAHRLQIGDDSQFYIPEGLLIRWIIAAVLGMLLLFVSLTLHIDADTPKFFVWFSLALNSLILVLLGKEVFWVTADEFKSKRFSLGSLIFIGVFSSYVLSIINILRGTQTATYFETSGMILVFYIGSLLIDIYLKNKIGAYSKKWEPGTPTVIFKNNDGVWERVSSEQLAEGDEIKTEAEKVIPADGILRSTHGYVREAHLTGEPTAILKNKGDKIKAGSIALDGNLEIELTSSFSRSSLSHYLEQFEWEKKELSTYENISSRAASILLGTVVILSAATLAYYLWTGETGPAINNFLSVLIIGCPCAFAIATPAAIWITHKSLHDQGILLRTGSHAIEELARVTHIIFDKTGTVTGAANVQNVEIIDRSQHSEITLLMLLAGIEAIDEHPIAEAVREYGRSNNIDPMRISNLEKISGLGIKGVWSDENNQDHEIALLNRAHPEADTLGENTFGLFVDKVMVLKVDIYHPLKNDAKVLLQNLSEKGYDVSVISGDPAPQDEILSDKWTYIGNMSPQEKAGYVEKKKKGNGRVLFIGDGLNDLLAMAKADSTIAMFEGSDKNKVEADMVFYNPDIKQLDDMIYQAKQTKKTIYQNFFWALIYNVVGLPLAAVGFLSPLISIAAMILSSIFVTANSLRLKRFNKAVYDH, encoded by the coding sequence TTGGCTGATACAGCTTCAAAGATCACTCCATGTGACCATTGTGGATTACCTGCAAGACAATCACCTGAAAATAACGCACTGAATTTTTGCTGCCACGGTTGTTCAATGGCTCACCGGCTTCAGATCGGGGATGATAGCCAGTTTTACATACCGGAAGGATTGTTGATCAGATGGATAATAGCCGCCGTTCTTGGTATGCTGCTCCTGTTTGTGAGTTTAACACTCCACATAGACGCTGATACTCCTAAATTCTTTGTCTGGTTTTCTCTTGCCCTCAATTCGCTGATCTTAGTTTTACTTGGTAAAGAAGTGTTTTGGGTTACGGCTGACGAATTCAAATCTAAGCGCTTTAGTCTGGGATCGTTAATCTTCATCGGTGTTTTTTCATCCTACGTGCTTTCTATTATTAACATCTTGCGAGGGACTCAGACAGCCACCTATTTCGAAACCTCCGGGATGATCCTCGTTTTCTACATTGGAAGCCTGTTGATCGATATCTACCTGAAGAATAAAATTGGAGCTTACAGCAAAAAATGGGAGCCTGGAACTCCAACTGTGATCTTTAAGAATAATGACGGTGTCTGGGAAAGAGTGAGTTCTGAACAACTTGCGGAAGGTGATGAGATAAAAACCGAAGCAGAAAAGGTTATCCCTGCTGATGGAATTCTAAGATCTACCCATGGATATGTCAGAGAAGCTCATTTAACCGGTGAGCCTACGGCAATTCTAAAGAATAAAGGTGACAAAATTAAGGCCGGATCAATAGCATTGGATGGAAATTTAGAGATTGAACTCACCTCCTCATTTTCAAGATCATCTCTATCACACTACCTTGAACAATTTGAGTGGGAGAAGAAGGAATTATCGACGTATGAAAATATCTCAAGCCGCGCGGCAAGCATCCTGCTGGGTACGGTGGTGATTCTTTCAGCAGCGACTTTGGCATATTATCTATGGACAGGAGAAACGGGGCCGGCAATTAACAACTTTTTATCCGTTTTAATCATCGGTTGTCCGTGCGCTTTTGCCATAGCAACACCGGCGGCTATATGGATTACCCATAAAAGTCTGCACGATCAGGGTATACTTCTCAGAACAGGGTCGCATGCAATTGAGGAACTGGCCCGGGTTACGCATATTATCTTTGATAAAACCGGCACCGTAACAGGGGCTGCAAATGTACAGAATGTAGAGATTATTGATAGATCACAGCACAGTGAAATCACGTTGTTAATGCTTTTGGCTGGGATTGAAGCTATTGACGAACATCCCATTGCTGAAGCGGTTAGAGAATATGGTAGAAGCAATAATATTGACCCGATGAGAATATCAAATCTCGAAAAAATTTCGGGGCTTGGCATCAAAGGGGTATGGTCAGATGAAAACAATCAAGACCATGAAATAGCCCTTTTAAACCGGGCCCATCCCGAAGCTGATACTTTAGGTGAAAACACGTTTGGCTTGTTCGTAGACAAGGTGATGGTGTTAAAAGTGGATATCTATCATCCTTTAAAAAATGACGCTAAAGTCCTGCTCCAGAATCTTTCAGAAAAAGGGTACGACGTATCTGTTATATCTGGTGATCCTGCGCCTCAGGATGAAATCTTGTCTGATAAATGGACATATATTGGAAATATGAGTCCGCAAGAAAAAGCAGGGTATGTAGAGAAAAAGAAGAAAGGAAATGGCAGAGTGCTTTTTATCGGTGACGGCTTGAATGACCTGTTGGCAATGGCGAAGGCTGACAGCACAATCGCGATGTTCGAAGGATCGGATAAAAATAAGGTAGAGGCAGATATGGTCTTTTATAATCCTGATATTAAGCAACTGGATGACATGATATATCAGGCAAAGCAGACTAAAAAGACCATTTATCAAAACTTTTTTTGGGCTTTGATATATAATGTCGTTGGCTTACCACTGGCTGCTGTCGGTTTTTTATCTCCCTTGATCTCAATTGCGGCCATGATACTATCCTCAATTTTTGTGACAGCAAACTCTCTGCGATTGAAGCGATTTAATAAGGCGGTATATGATCATTGA
- a CDS encoding cbb3-type cytochrome c oxidase subunit I, with protein MKKKNFKSAAEWRNYVDRDSSKVLLSFFTSGVIWLLVGSTLAILASFKMHMPNFLGDISWLTFGRVRPLHLNTMVYGWASMTGAGVALWLLTRTLRVVIPQKWVILTGLALWNIGLTIGSFQILGGYSRGLEWLEIPFSSAMLIVAGLLPLFAATLTMLVCRATKKLYISVYYIIAGFIWILALLIIAYIPEYDTTVQGGMNWWYAHNALGLWFTPICLAAAYYLIPKVTGRPIYSYSLSLLGFWTLALFYNWNGFHHLIGGPVPTWATTISIAASAMMIIPVVTVAVNHHLTVVGVFKRVVNSPTLRFVVFGAMSYTFVSLQGSLQALRNVNEVIHFTHYVIAHAHIGMYAFVTMVLFGSMYYIMPRITGNEWVSTSRIKWHFWLSAIGIILYIVALQIGGIWQGFLMNNPDIPFLDIVEKMKPFLQSRSIAAILLTTGHLVFAYSYFKILKKETKGSSKNLTTDLSD; from the coding sequence ATGAAAAAAAAGAACTTTAAGAGCGCTGCTGAATGGCGAAATTATGTAGACCGGGATTCAAGTAAAGTGCTGCTATCTTTTTTTACCTCTGGAGTGATTTGGTTATTGGTGGGCTCAACACTAGCCATTTTAGCATCTTTTAAAATGCATATGCCAAATTTTTTAGGGGATATATCGTGGCTAACTTTTGGCAGAGTGCGCCCACTTCACCTTAATACGATGGTATATGGGTGGGCCTCTATGACAGGAGCCGGTGTAGCGCTATGGTTACTTACGAGAACACTTCGTGTAGTTATTCCCCAAAAATGGGTTATTCTTACCGGTTTAGCTCTTTGGAATATTGGCCTTACGATTGGGTCTTTTCAAATTTTAGGAGGTTATTCAAGAGGCTTGGAATGGCTGGAGATCCCTTTTTCTTCAGCTATGCTTATAGTCGCTGGCTTATTGCCTTTATTTGCTGCTACTTTGACGATGCTTGTATGCAGAGCCACAAAAAAACTTTATATATCAGTCTATTATATCATTGCAGGGTTTATATGGATTTTAGCTCTGCTTATTATCGCTTACATACCCGAGTATGATACGACTGTACAAGGCGGTATGAATTGGTGGTATGCACACAATGCGCTTGGGCTTTGGTTTACACCAATTTGTCTTGCGGCAGCGTATTATCTAATACCAAAAGTTACCGGCAGGCCAATATATAGCTACTCATTAAGTTTGTTGGGATTTTGGACACTGGCCCTGTTTTACAACTGGAATGGGTTTCACCATCTTATTGGCGGACCTGTGCCAACGTGGGCAACAACTATTTCAATTGCCGCAAGTGCCATGATGATCATTCCCGTTGTAACAGTTGCAGTAAACCATCACTTGACGGTGGTGGGGGTTTTTAAGCGTGTTGTAAATTCTCCCACACTCCGCTTTGTCGTATTTGGAGCCATGAGCTATACGTTTGTGAGTCTTCAGGGAAGTCTTCAAGCTTTGCGAAATGTCAATGAGGTCATTCATTTCACTCATTATGTGATAGCACATGCTCATATAGGTATGTACGCATTTGTGACGATGGTGCTTTTTGGTTCTATGTACTATATCATGCCAAGAATCACAGGAAACGAGTGGGTGTCTACAAGCCGGATTAAATGGCATTTTTGGCTTAGCGCAATTGGAATTATACTCTATATAGTAGCTTTACAGATTGGTGGGATATGGCAGGGATTTTTGATGAACAATCCGGATATACCTTTTTTGGATATAGTCGAAAAAATGAAGCCCTTTCTGCAATCACGCTCTATCGCTGCCATATTGTTGACAACAGGGCACCTTGTATTTGCATACTCTTACTTCAAAATACTGAAGAAAGAGACTAAAGGAAGCTCTAAAAATTTAACCACAGACCTAAGCGACTGA
- a CDS encoding universal stress protein, with amino-acid sequence MFKKILLATDLSKASDAVLSSVSGLREWGADEFILFYALGVRHIGSLRSTLKNMAEPELQRQKKIIEDQGAEVKLEIAPGIPSEEINNYSENEDISLIVMGTQGETAADYQLFKIGGVTSEILHFHKKPLLVVRTIATEKNGEKSIEAPFLDLSGEILFATDFSDNSYRAFDFLKGIISAGKNKVTLFHVQDKTKIGKRLKDKLEEFNRIDSQRLDMMKKDLKEKGSKEIDTKIVYGIPTKEILEEAKNNYALIVMGSQGRGFFKEIFLGSVSHNVVRNAHISVLLIPALR; translated from the coding sequence ATGTTTAAGAAAATATTATTAGCCACCGACCTGTCGAAAGCATCGGATGCTGTATTAAGCAGCGTTAGTGGTTTAAGAGAATGGGGAGCTGATGAGTTTATTCTATTCTATGCATTAGGAGTGAGGCATATTGGATCGCTCAGGTCCACATTGAAAAATATGGCTGAACCGGAGCTGCAGAGGCAAAAAAAAATAATAGAAGATCAGGGAGCAGAGGTTAAATTGGAAATTGCCCCCGGTATTCCTTCCGAAGAAATCAATAATTATTCAGAAAACGAGGATATTTCACTCATTGTAATGGGCACTCAGGGAGAGACAGCTGCTGATTATCAGTTATTTAAAATAGGGGGAGTGACTTCTGAAATTCTTCATTTTCACAAAAAACCTCTGTTGGTGGTCAGAACTATAGCTACTGAAAAAAACGGGGAAAAATCTATTGAAGCGCCCTTTTTGGATCTGAGTGGTGAAATACTATTTGCAACCGATTTTTCAGACAACTCTTACAGAGCGTTTGATTTTTTGAAGGGAATTATCAGCGCAGGAAAAAACAAGGTTACTTTATTTCATGTTCAGGATAAAACGAAGATTGGCAAGCGTCTTAAAGATAAACTCGAGGAGTTTAATCGTATTGATAGCCAGAGATTGGACATGATGAAAAAAGATCTCAAAGAGAAGGGTTCTAAAGAAATAGATACTAAAATAGTTTATGGAATTCCGACGAAAGAAATTCTTGAAGAGGCAAAAAACAATTACGCATTAATTGTAATGGGGAGTCAGGGAAGAGGGTTCTTTAAAGAAATATTTCTGGGTAGCGTCAGCCACAATGTAGTGCGAAATGCACATATTTCCGTATTGCTTATTCCCGCATTGAGGTAA
- a CDS encoding sulfite exporter TauE/SafE family protein, producing MIIEWLIGGLLFGFLGSVHCVGMCGPIALALPVSAVQGLKKYAGIFLYNLGRTVVYVLLGSVVGFFGKLAGLVGFQKYLSVLTGVLIIASVVIPKVRNKLNSWQAIPSNRMGVITKPFKKFMKMNSISALFAVGLLNGLLPCGFVYMAIAAALNTGSTVSSMIFMAGFGFGTMPAMIAVAISPGFLSLEVRRRIQKFLPWATLALGLILIFRGL from the coding sequence ATGATCATTGAATGGCTGATCGGCGGACTGTTATTTGGCTTTTTGGGCAGTGTGCACTGCGTAGGCATGTGCGGTCCCATTGCACTTGCACTTCCTGTTAGTGCTGTGCAGGGATTGAAAAAATACGCGGGTATCTTTCTTTATAATTTGGGAAGAACTGTCGTCTATGTACTGCTGGGAAGTGTAGTTGGCTTTTTTGGGAAACTGGCAGGGCTGGTCGGCTTTCAAAAATATTTGTCTGTGTTGACAGGCGTACTGATTATTGCTTCAGTAGTGATTCCAAAGGTCAGAAATAAGTTAAACAGCTGGCAGGCAATTCCCTCCAACCGTATGGGAGTCATTACCAAGCCCTTCAAAAAGTTTATGAAAATGAATTCAATTTCAGCATTGTTTGCTGTTGGGTTGCTTAATGGCCTGCTACCATGCGGTTTTGTTTATATGGCAATTGCAGCCGCACTGAATACGGGCAGTACCGTTTCCAGTATGATTTTTATGGCCGGTTTTGGGTTTGGGACCATGCCGGCAATGATAGCCGTTGCTATAAGTCCTGGTTTTCTAAGCCTGGAGGTGCGTAGAAGGATACAGAAATTTTTGCCATGGGCCACGCTGGCGCTTGGATTGATCCTCATCTTTCGTGGGCTTTAA
- a CDS encoding sulfite exporter TauE/SafE family protein, whose product MMSLKKRSVIGFFVGSFAGFTGGMLGLGGGFIVAPILMMMGYKTKEAAATTAMVVTFSSASGYLGHTASGEMNWELTVIVVIAVIIGSQLGGRYMTQKAKSKHVKVAYAVVLLLIASKMLYEVIA is encoded by the coding sequence ATGATGTCTTTAAAGAAACGAAGTGTGATTGGTTTTTTCGTGGGGTCATTTGCCGGCTTTACGGGAGGAATGTTAGGTCTTGGCGGCGGTTTTATCGTGGCGCCAATTCTGATGATGATGGGCTATAAAACCAAGGAAGCCGCAGCCACCACAGCCATGGTAGTCACATTTTCCTCGGCATCGGGCTATCTGGGCCACACAGCCAGTGGTGAAATGAATTGGGAGCTGACTGTAATTGTGGTTATTGCCGTAATTATTGGATCACAACTGGGAGGGCGGTATATGACCCAAAAAGCTAAATCAAAACATGTGAAGGTAGCTTATGCGGTTGTATTACTGTTGATTGCTTCCAAAATGTTATACGAAGTAATTGCATAA
- a CDS encoding cbb3-type cytochrome c oxidase subunit II, producing MRDNLLLVFGAAALVISSMLGLVFIPKMLAEKEITAEQYVRPNIKNGHSIYVREGCVYCHTQQVRPKGFGADFERGWGNASLPEDYDGLTPHVLGTMRTGPDLANIGKRQPSRDWHYSHLYAPESVSPGSIMPPFTWLFEVIDENKSTNKRVVNLPGDFAIEGKKVVPTEEAEHLVDYLLSLDQERTEE from the coding sequence ATGAGAGACAATTTACTACTGGTTTTTGGAGCTGCTGCACTAGTTATTTCGTCTATGCTGGGTCTGGTGTTTATACCAAAAATGCTGGCAGAAAAAGAAATTACTGCTGAACAATATGTTAGACCTAACATTAAAAACGGACACAGTATTTACGTCAGAGAAGGATGCGTATATTGCCATACACAGCAGGTGAGGCCGAAAGGATTTGGCGCAGACTTTGAACGTGGCTGGGGAAATGCTTCACTTCCGGAAGACTATGACGGACTTACCCCTCATGTGTTAGGTACAATGAGAACCGGCCCGGATCTTGCAAACATTGGAAAAAGACAGCCCAGCAGAGACTGGCATTATTCTCATTTATATGCACCGGAATCGGTGTCACCGGGTTCAATAATGCCGCCTTTTACATGGCTTTTTGAAGTAATTGACGAAAATAAAAGCACGAACAAACGAGTGGTAAATTTGCCCGGTGATTTTGCTATTGAAGGTAAAAAGGTTGTGCCAACAGAAGAGGCCGAGCACCTTGTAGATTATCTTCTTTCATTAGATCAGGAGAGAACAGAAGAGTAA
- a CDS encoding metalloregulator ArsR/SmtB family transcription factor, producing the protein MDRNLEKSFKALADSNRLRILKILQQKSLCVCEMTEILGLATSTVSKHLSILREAGFITNHKDGRWVNYKITEESSNYYSRPLLDILKPWLTEDSKIDVNIDEVEKVDREKITQG; encoded by the coding sequence ATGGATCGAAACCTGGAAAAATCTTTTAAAGCACTCGCGGATTCTAACCGTCTTCGCATTCTCAAAATATTACAACAGAAATCATTATGTGTCTGCGAAATGACTGAAATTTTAGGTCTTGCTACCTCTACTGTTTCTAAACATTTATCCATCCTGCGGGAAGCTGGTTTTATCACGAATCATAAAGATGGCAGGTGGGTAAATTATAAGATTACCGAGGAGTCATCGAATTATTATTCCCGCCCACTTCTTGACATTCTAAAACCGTGGCTGACAGAAGATTCTAAGATTGATGTGAATATTGATGAAGTTGAAAAAGTTGATCGCGAGAAAATAACGCAGGGATGA
- a CDS encoding TolC family protein: MKTLQDLFRNMYIEFHHKFLLLISILILSGSAVSAQNFSADTLWISLDNAIEQALTNNEKLLSAKKQIEKSNYAIDEAKSIQYPQVDALFSYDYLDIVPGFRSELLGNLEHDLFPRVNIEQVIYAGGKIDQSIKLKKELLHGKEFDLKEQEQQIKFILSSYYFQLQSINNQIRILRNNKEQFQTQKKFTRLLIDAGKLSELEMGRVDVELAYIDANILKLENDYSAVSHNIGLLMGEDTLSTIIPTDSLHITHLQLSSEELIRMAIEMNPAIKNYESVIKQNEINTEIQKSSRMPQVSASAYYGYEFGFEQFSFPRNDRYFIGLNAKFPLFNGGNISAKIKQAEVDITSATYEMNYYVKQLSQLIDQTNRKIQEISKQVDIQKKALQQLKDTYRLALLEYQAGRRSNTDLLDIQKNLLNAEVALNDLRIQQIIKQTELKFYSGIL; this comes from the coding sequence GTGAAGACTTTACAAGACCTGTTTAGAAATATGTACATTGAATTTCACCATAAATTCCTCTTATTAATTTCAATTTTAATCTTAAGTGGAAGTGCTGTATCAGCGCAAAATTTTTCGGCAGATACCCTTTGGATTTCACTTGATAATGCGATTGAACAAGCACTTACTAACAACGAAAAACTTCTTTCCGCAAAAAAGCAGATAGAAAAAAGCAATTATGCAATTGATGAAGCTAAGTCAATTCAATACCCACAGGTAGATGCATTATTCAGTTATGACTATCTCGACATTGTGCCGGGTTTCCGGTCTGAATTACTCGGAAACCTTGAACATGATCTATTCCCGAGAGTAAATATTGAACAGGTTATTTATGCCGGTGGTAAAATTGACCAGAGCATTAAACTGAAAAAAGAATTATTACACGGCAAAGAATTCGATTTGAAGGAGCAGGAGCAGCAGATAAAATTTATTCTTTCCTCTTATTACTTCCAGCTACAGTCCATTAATAATCAAATCAGGATTCTGAGAAATAATAAAGAGCAATTTCAAACTCAAAAAAAGTTTACGCGTTTGTTAATAGATGCGGGAAAGTTATCGGAGCTTGAAATGGGAAGAGTGGATGTTGAGCTGGCATATATTGATGCAAACATATTAAAGCTGGAAAATGATTACAGTGCAGTTTCTCATAATATTGGTTTACTGATGGGAGAAGATACTTTATCAACGATTATACCAACCGATTCTCTGCATATTACTCACCTGCAACTTTCATCTGAGGAGTTGATCAGAATGGCTATTGAGATGAATCCGGCCATCAAAAATTATGAGAGCGTCATAAAGCAAAACGAAATTAATACGGAAATTCAAAAATCATCCCGGATGCCCCAGGTAAGTGCAAGTGCATATTACGGGTATGAATTCGGATTCGAACAATTTTCATTTCCAAGGAACGACCGTTATTTCATCGGTTTGAATGCAAAATTTCCATTGTTTAACGGCGGTAATATATCTGCAAAAATAAAACAGGCCGAGGTTGATATAACATCGGCCACTTATGAGATGAATTACTATGTAAAGCAATTATCACAGCTAATTGATCAGACAAACAGAAAAATTCAAGAAATTAGCAAACAAGTAGACATTCAAAAGAAAGCATTACAGCAGCTAAAAGATACGTATCGCCTTGCGTTATTGGAATACCAGGCAGGCCGAAGGTCGAATACGGACTTGCTGGATATACAGAAAAATCTTTTGAATGCGGAAGTTGCTTTAAACGACTTACGTATTCAGCAAATTATTAAACAAACTGAACTGAAATTTTACAGTGGTATTCTTTAA